A single genomic interval of Burkholderia cepacia ATCC 25416 harbors:
- a CDS encoding IS3-like element ISBcen6 family transposase (programmed frameshift), which yields MEVLTGPERRRRWTAEQKLAMVRESFEPGKSVSMVARQHGVNPNQLFHWRKLYQDGSLSAVKAGEEVVPASELADALKQIRELQRMLGKKTMENEILREAVEYGRGKKMDSALALAAGGRPVKLVCEVLGVSRSNVSARLSRPATWRDGRQSRQSDDADAVEEIRRVIGDLPSYGYRRVWGILRNERVAVGLAPFNAKRIYRVMRTHGLLMQRRPIPPRPQRRHDGKVAVERSNQRWCSDGFEFCCDNGEPLRVTFALDCCDREAMSWAATTAGHSGDIVRDVMLAAVENRFGIELHTPSEIEWLSDNGSGYTADDTRRFAVAIGLKPLTTPVCSPQSNGMAESFVKTMKRDYVAFMPKPDAATAARNLAIAFEHYNEKHPHSALKYRSPREFRRSMDSATLV from the exons ATGGAAGTGTTGACGGGCCCGGAGCGTCGGCGGCGCTGGACGGCGGAGCAGAAGCTGGCGATGGTTCGCGAGAGTTTTGAGCCGGGGAAATCGGTTTCGATGGTCGCGCGCCAGCACGGCGTGAATCCGAACCAACTGTTCCACTGGCGCAAGCTGTACCAGGATGGGAGCCTGTCAGCGGTCAAGGCCGGCGAGGAAGTAGTCCCGGCCTCGGAACTGGCCGATGCACTCAAGCAGATTCGTGAGTTGCAACGGATGCTCGGCAAGAAGACCATGGAGAACGAGATTCTCCGCGAAGCAGTCGAGTACGGCCGGG GCAAAAAAATGGATAGCGCACTCGCCCTCGCTGCCGGAGGACGACCAGTGAAACTGGTTTGTGAAGTTCTCGGCGTGTCGCGCTCGAACGTATCGGCACGACTGTCGCGTCCGGCGACGTGGCGCGATGGCCGTCAATCGAGGCAGAGTGACGACGCGGACGCGGTCGAGGAGATCCGCCGGGTCATTGGCGATTTGCCCAGCTATGGCTATCGCCGGGTTTGGGGCATCTTGCGCAACGAGCGCGTTGCGGTCGGACTGGCGCCGTTTAATGCCAAGCGAATCTATCGCGTCATGCGCACACATGGGCTGCTGATGCAGCGCCGACCGATTCCACCTCGGCCCCAACGTCGACACGACGGCAAGGTAGCCGTCGAGCGCAGCAATCAGCGATGGTGCTCGGACGGCTTCGAATTCTGCTGCGACAACGGCGAGCCGCTGCGCGTAACGTTCGCGCTGGATTGCTGTGACCGTGAGGCGATGAGCTGGGCGGCTACGACGGCAGGCCACAGCGGCGACATCGTGCGCGACGTGATGCTGGCTGCAGTGGAAAATCGGTTTGGCATCGAGCTGCATACGCCGTCCGAAATCGAGTGGCTGAGCGACAACGGTTCGGGCTACACAGCCGACGACACGCGTCGGTTCGCAGTGGCCATCGGCCTGAAGCCATTGACCACGCCGGTATGCAGCCCGCAAAGTAATGGGATGGCCGAGAGCTTCGTGAAGACGATGAAACGCGACTACGTCGCCTTCATGCCGAAGCCGGACGCAGCGACTGCTGCACGCAATCTGGCCATCGCGTTCGAGCATTACAACGAGAAGCATCCCCATAGCGCGCTGAAATACCGCTCGCCTCGCGAGTTCCGGCGCTCGATGGATTCAGCAACCTTAGTGTGA
- a CDS encoding IS256 family transposase produces MPRKRKEEVTIEPGKGLNLDPELIKQLVPGTLDRATINEQLAALKKAIFERALGGELTHHLGYEKGEAKPSDSTNHRNGTSRKRITTDDDLLDVEIPRDREGTFDPVLIAKGERRFTGFDDKIIAMYARGMSVREIQGFLLEMYGIEVSPDFISTVTDAVIDEVREWQQRPLEPMYPVVFFDALRVKIRDEGVVRNKAIYLALGVRRDGTRDVLGLWIEQTEGAKFWLRVVNDLKLRGVQDILIAVVDGLKGFPEAINTVFPETTVQTCIVHLIRNSLDFASWKDRKSAAAALKEIYRAPTAEAAAVALDAFDAGPWGTKYPPIAALWRRAWEQVIPFYAFAPDIRKIIYTTNAIESLHMQLRKIIKARGHFPSDEAALKLIWLALRNVVAKWTGSRHDWKSAMTQFALLYPERFSIGI; encoded by the coding sequence ATGCCACGCAAACGCAAGGAAGAAGTGACGATCGAACCGGGCAAGGGCTTGAACCTGGACCCGGAACTGATCAAGCAACTGGTGCCCGGAACGCTGGACCGGGCGACGATCAACGAGCAGCTTGCCGCACTCAAGAAGGCGATCTTCGAGCGGGCGCTGGGCGGCGAACTGACCCACCATCTCGGCTACGAGAAGGGCGAGGCCAAGCCGTCGGACAGCACGAACCACCGCAACGGCACCAGTCGCAAGCGCATCACGACCGACGACGACCTGCTCGACGTCGAGATTCCGCGTGACCGCGAAGGGACGTTCGATCCGGTGCTCATTGCCAAGGGCGAGCGACGTTTTACCGGCTTCGACGACAAGATCATCGCGATGTACGCGCGCGGCATGAGCGTGCGGGAGATTCAGGGGTTCCTGCTGGAGATGTACGGCATCGAGGTATCGCCGGACTTCATCAGTACAGTGACCGATGCGGTGATCGACGAAGTGCGTGAATGGCAGCAGCGGCCGCTCGAGCCGATGTATCCGGTCGTGTTCTTTGACGCCTTGCGCGTCAAGATTCGCGACGAAGGCGTGGTCCGCAACAAGGCGATCTACTTGGCGCTCGGCGTGCGCCGCGACGGCACACGTGACGTGCTCGGCCTCTGGATCGAGCAGACCGAGGGCGCTAAGTTCTGGCTGCGGGTCGTCAACGACCTGAAACTGCGTGGCGTGCAGGACATCCTGATCGCCGTGGTTGACGGCCTGAAGGGCTTCCCGGAAGCGATCAACACCGTGTTCCCGGAAACGACGGTTCAGACATGCATCGTGCATCTGATCCGTAACTCGCTGGACTTTGCGAGCTGGAAAGATCGCAAGTCGGCTGCCGCCGCGCTCAAGGAGATCTACCGAGCACCGACGGCCGAGGCGGCCGCCGTGGCGCTGGACGCGTTCGACGCTGGACCGTGGGGCACGAAATACCCGCCAATTGCCGCACTCTGGCGGCGAGCCTGGGAGCAGGTGATTCCCTTCTACGCGTTCGCGCCGGACATACGGAAGATCATTTACACCACGAACGCCATTGAGTCGCTGCACATGCAGCTTCGCAAGATCATCAAGGCACGCGGCCACTTCCCGTCGGACGAGGCCGCGCTGAAGCTGATCTGGCTGGCACTGCGCAACGTCGTTGCCAAGTGGACCGGCTCCCGGCACGATTGGAAGAGCGCGATGACCCAGTTCGCGCTGCTTTACCCAGAGCGCTTTAGTATCGGAATCTGA
- a CDS encoding toxin VasX: METTCKKALCPDRPGEKKIGQATSAPPCERGVPIYPLRYGIADRVLEKKVFPTLSTDGYPALTGGKAYGLRVLRPGTYVYLCYFENGRMWTCSGLMNPDTDLGENGRHEEVSDEQATTYVFPGVQTASRLSGARPGL, translated from the coding sequence ATGGAAACCACCTGTAAAAAAGCCCTATGCCCCGACCGTCCCGGTGAGAAAAAAATCGGCCAAGCTACCTCAGCACCGCCGTGCGAGAGGGGCGTGCCCATCTACCCGTTGCGCTATGGCATCGCGGATAGAGTTTTGGAAAAAAAGGTGTTTCCGACGCTCAGCACGGATGGCTATCCCGCCCTCACAGGTGGCAAAGCTTACGGTTTGCGCGTGCTGCGTCCAGGCACCTACGTCTACCTCTGCTATTTCGAGAACGGCCGCATGTGGACGTGTAGTGGTCTAATGAATCCGGACACTGATTTAGGCGAGAATGGTCGCCATGAAGAGGTGTCTGATGAGCAAGCAACGACGTACGTTTTCCCCGGAGTTCAAACAGCAAGCCGCCTGTCTGGTGCTCGACCAGGGTTATAG
- the tssI gene encoding type VI secretion system tip protein TssI/VgrG, which yields MPTQSALHFTFTAGDESFEVVEFTLHEGLSETFLLQVELASANPAIDFGQVLDRNGLLTIWQSGSPVRYVHGAVSSFVQGDTGIRRTRYSAVVEPRLARLKLSSDWRIFQTLSVPEIATAVLKAHHQTLDYEQRVTNEHLAREYCVQAGDTDYDFIERILREEGFFYAFQHKADGHRLIHCDRLFIFGRQQGEPVIYNPTPGGDQPQPSLRTFAYTENVRAARQVQRDYTFKSPRYPHEYPREGTDLDHQGRGYPHDFFAMDATLRDILLQRQVKGKQRLFDAEARLVARAAAMS from the coding sequence ATGCCCACGCAATCCGCCCTGCACTTTACCTTCACCGCTGGTGACGAGTCGTTCGAAGTGGTGGAGTTCACCCTGCACGAAGGCTTGTCCGAGACCTTCCTGTTGCAGGTGGAGCTTGCCAGCGCTAATCCCGCCATCGACTTCGGCCAGGTGCTCGACCGCAATGGCCTGCTCACGATTTGGCAGAGCGGCTCTCCCGTGCGCTACGTGCACGGCGCGGTGTCGAGTTTTGTGCAAGGCGATACGGGCATTCGACGCACTCGCTATTCCGCCGTGGTCGAGCCGCGCCTGGCACGCCTGAAATTGTCTTCCGACTGGCGCATCTTCCAGACTTTGAGCGTGCCCGAGATCGCCACGGCCGTGCTCAAGGCACACCATCAAACGCTGGACTACGAGCAGCGTGTCACCAACGAGCATCTGGCGCGCGAGTATTGCGTGCAGGCCGGCGACACCGACTACGACTTCATCGAACGCATCCTGCGCGAGGAGGGCTTCTTCTACGCCTTCCAGCACAAGGCCGACGGTCATCGGTTGATCCACTGCGATCGGCTGTTTATCTTCGGTCGTCAGCAGGGCGAGCCGGTGATCTACAACCCGACGCCCGGCGGCGACCAGCCGCAGCCCAGTTTGCGCACGTTCGCCTACACGGAGAACGTGCGCGCCGCGCGTCAGGTGCAGCGCGACTACACGTTCAAGAGTCCACGCTATCCGCACGAGTACCCGCGCGAAGGCACCGACCTCGATCACCAGGGCCGTGGCTACCCGCATGATTTCTTTGCCATGGATGCCACCTTGCGTGACATCTTGCTCCAGCGGCAGGTGAAGGGAAAGCAGCGGTTGTTCGACGCCGAGGCGCGATTGGTGGCGCGGGCCGCCGCAATGTCCTGA
- the icmH gene encoding type IVB secretion system protein IcmH/DotU yields MNTTVDIGNDRIDREPRLRAQQSAPYPPGATSGDFLRTPPVSPMGDKDRMLFDSVHHIDYDDDLQFQLRGHSLNPLVDAAQPLLGLVIRLRRLDRCDDIPRLYANVRDQITALSEEVRQLGYDGATQLAYRYALCAFIDEAVMATLWGHSSLWRERSLLSYHHNETWGGEKFFTVLARMQMEPEKYHHVLEFKYLCLCLGFQGKYGQQHNQQDTLNAIIVKLHRILRPLRGDAPERLTDAPTVATHRYRLKRQMPLWTPWAIALVVLVGAYLFFSIRLGATTDQVLQSLDHILKP; encoded by the coding sequence ATGAACACCACCGTCGACATCGGCAACGACAGGATCGATCGCGAGCCGCGACTGCGGGCACAGCAATCGGCGCCCTATCCACCGGGAGCCACGTCGGGCGACTTCCTGCGCACACCGCCTGTCTCCCCGATGGGCGACAAGGACCGCATGCTGTTCGACTCGGTGCACCACATCGACTACGACGACGACCTGCAATTTCAGCTACGCGGCCACAGCCTCAACCCTCTAGTGGATGCCGCGCAGCCGCTGCTGGGGCTGGTCATTCGCCTGCGCCGCCTTGACCGCTGCGACGACATCCCCAGGCTCTACGCCAACGTGCGCGACCAGATCACCGCGCTGTCCGAGGAGGTGCGCCAGCTCGGTTACGACGGCGCCACCCAGTTGGCCTACCGCTATGCGCTGTGTGCGTTCATCGACGAAGCTGTCATGGCCACTCTCTGGGGCCACAGCTCGCTCTGGCGCGAACGCTCGCTGCTCAGCTACCACCACAACGAAACCTGGGGCGGCGAAAAATTCTTCACCGTGCTCGCGCGCATGCAGATGGAGCCGGAGAAGTACCACCACGTCCTGGAATTCAAATACCTCTGCCTTTGCCTGGGTTTCCAGGGCAAATACGGTCAGCAGCACAACCAGCAGGACACGCTCAACGCCATCATCGTCAAGCTCCATCGCATCCTGCGGCCGCTGCGTGGCGATGCGCCCGAGCGCCTCACCGATGCGCCGACCGTCGCCACGCACCGCTACCGGCTCAAGCGCCAGATGCCCCTCTGGACACCCTGGGCCATCGCGTTGGTCGTACTGGTTGGCGCCTACCTGTTCTTCTCGATCAGGCTAGGTGCCACCACCGACCAGGTCCTGCAATCGCTGGATCACATCCTCAAACCGTAA
- the tssK gene encoding type VI secretion system baseplate subunit TssK, giving the protein MTTRNPVAWNEGLFVKPQHFQQTSRYLEHYVNVRLGRKYGYGFAELVLNQDFLAIGKIAIVRARGILPDGTAFDIPHDQPPPEPLDISDATAANQTVYLTLPLRSDGMAEIRWPDTYANARYVARSEDVRDTHSHQGNHVAVTMAVPNLQLALERDDRSAFTGLAIGRILDRRPDGSLLMDGGFHITGLHLRAISQLAHFMEEIAALAHERAKSIAERIGSPGQAGVADVTDFNLLQALNRWQHLFRHLARDSDVHPLDAYLACGQACGELVTFTDEARVPPEFPAYQHDNPQATFHLLQETLRRVLSTVLQPRAVSLPLVKERHGVLTAQVNDSSLMQSAEFILAVRARMPLDQLRQLFLQQAKVASQQTLLDLIRLQLPGIPLSPLPVAPRHLPFHAGFTYFQLDRTHPNWQKLMQKGANGFGFHITGDFPELELQFWAIRSQ; this is encoded by the coding sequence ATGACCACCCGCAATCCCGTTGCATGGAACGAAGGGCTCTTCGTCAAGCCCCAGCATTTCCAACAAACCAGTCGCTACCTCGAGCACTACGTCAACGTCCGTTTGGGTCGTAAATACGGCTACGGTTTCGCCGAGCTGGTGTTGAACCAGGACTTCCTCGCCATCGGCAAGATCGCGATCGTGCGTGCGCGCGGCATCCTGCCCGACGGCACCGCCTTCGACATCCCGCACGACCAGCCGCCGCCGGAGCCGCTAGACATCAGCGATGCCACGGCCGCCAACCAGACCGTCTATCTCACGCTGCCGCTGCGTTCCGACGGCATGGCCGAAATCCGCTGGCCGGACACCTACGCCAATGCGCGCTACGTAGCGCGTAGCGAAGACGTGCGCGATACCCACAGCCACCAGGGCAACCATGTCGCCGTGACCATGGCTGTACCCAACCTGCAACTGGCGCTGGAACGGGACGACCGTAGTGCCTTCACCGGGCTGGCCATCGGCCGCATTCTCGACCGGCGTCCCGATGGCAGCTTGCTGATGGATGGCGGCTTCCACATCACCGGCTTGCACCTGCGAGCCATCAGCCAGCTCGCGCATTTCATGGAAGAAATCGCCGCGCTGGCGCACGAGCGCGCCAAGAGCATCGCCGAGCGCATCGGCTCGCCTGGCCAGGCCGGCGTCGCCGACGTCACCGACTTCAACCTGCTGCAAGCGCTCAATCGTTGGCAGCACCTGTTCCGGCATTTGGCACGCGATAGCGACGTGCATCCGCTCGACGCCTACCTCGCATGCGGCCAGGCCTGCGGCGAACTCGTCACCTTTACCGACGAGGCGCGCGTACCGCCGGAGTTTCCGGCCTACCAGCACGACAACCCGCAGGCCACCTTCCACTTGCTGCAGGAAACCCTGCGCCGCGTGCTCAGCACCGTGCTGCAACCGCGCGCCGTGTCCCTGCCGCTGGTCAAGGAGCGCCATGGCGTGCTCACCGCCCAGGTCAACGACTCCAGCCTCATGCAAAGCGCGGAATTCATTCTCGCCGTGCGCGCGCGCATGCCGCTGGACCAGCTGCGCCAGCTCTTCCTGCAACAGGCCAAGGTCGCCTCCCAGCAGACGCTGCTCGACCTCATCCGTCTGCAACTGCCCGGCATTCCACTCAGCCCGCTGCCAGTGGCGCCGCGCCACCTGCCGTTCCATGCCGGCTTCACCTACTTCCAGCTCGATCGCACGCATCCGAATTGGCAGAAGTTGATGCAGAAGGGCGCCAACGGTTTCGGCTTCCACATCACCGGCGACTTCCCGGAACTGGAACTCCAGTTCTGGGCCATTCGGAGTCAATGA
- the tssJ gene encoding type VI secretion system lipoprotein TssJ, producing the protein MKRSLALLLAGMLLAGCSTVGNVFKKTGRVLMDPSIPVGGPDDQPTQIALSLYASAYVNPNPVSASAADSAAVVDEPTEEKLIGEGPYSVSFNGATKGELISGLRALLDHLQGEEGVVPLPSHGTGRQLPNSLTATLSGKPPLPLDGQLRRSPSLADAPGVASNLGQYRKGDSLATASARSPESPAPASSAAATPVAFQVLQLKDDSMLENADLDLVSQNPKKALGSTFIAADDYTLAPGQFKFIEFSPVEDKARYVAVVAAFHDVNATRRYDVFQLEPRGRKYALLVTLQDTRVTITNEAYRAPDPLREPARGARDPQRKPVRGALGVLREPTDSAPDLLRKPASRPQQLFRGFSREAAIQTSKQP; encoded by the coding sequence ATGAAGCGAAGCCTCGCGCTTCTGCTCGCCGGCATGCTGCTCGCCGGCTGCAGCACCGTGGGCAACGTGTTCAAGAAGACGGGCCGGGTCTTGATGGACCCGTCCATCCCGGTGGGCGGGCCCGACGACCAGCCCACCCAGATCGCCCTCAGCCTGTACGCCAGCGCCTACGTCAATCCCAACCCGGTCAGCGCATCGGCCGCCGACAGCGCCGCCGTGGTCGATGAACCGACCGAGGAGAAGCTGATCGGGGAGGGTCCGTATTCCGTCAGCTTCAACGGCGCCACCAAGGGCGAACTCATCAGCGGCTTGCGCGCCTTGCTGGACCATTTGCAGGGCGAGGAGGGTGTGGTGCCGCTGCCGTCGCATGGCACAGGGCGCCAGCTTCCGAATTCCCTCACCGCCACGCTCAGCGGCAAGCCACCCTTGCCGCTGGATGGGCAGCTTCGCCGTAGCCCGTCGCTAGCGGACGCGCCCGGCGTCGCGTCAAACCTGGGCCAGTACCGCAAGGGCGACAGTCTGGCCACAGCCAGTGCACGGTCGCCAGAGTCACCAGCGCCGGCGTCCAGCGCCGCCGCCACCCCGGTCGCCTTCCAGGTGCTCCAACTCAAGGACGACAGCATGCTGGAAAACGCCGACCTCGACCTCGTCAGCCAGAATCCCAAGAAGGCGCTGGGCAGCACCTTCATTGCCGCGGACGACTACACCCTCGCGCCAGGCCAGTTCAAGTTCATCGAATTCAGTCCCGTCGAAGACAAGGCCCGCTACGTGGCCGTCGTAGCCGCCTTCCACGATGTCAATGCGACCCGCCGATACGACGTTTTCCAGCTCGAACCGCGCGGGCGCAAATACGCCTTGCTGGTCACCCTGCAAGACACCCGCGTCACCATTACCAACGAGGCCTATCGCGCGCCGGATCCGTTGCGCGAACCCGCCCGCGGCGCGCGGGATCCGCAACGCAAACCCGTTCGCGGCGCGCTGGGCGTGTTGCGCGAGCCGACCGATAGCGCGCCGGACCTGTTGCGCAAACCGGCCTCTCGTCCGCAGCAGCTGTTCCGCGGATTTTCCCGCGAGGCAGCCATCCAAACGAGCAAGCAACCATGA
- the tagH gene encoding type VI secretion system-associated FHA domain protein TagH — protein sequence MNTVSTEPRLALVVDNPDALQQGTAPRYSFDPAGGSIGSQGASWVLHDRAGWVQPQHCEIRFEDGGYIVIDRSGHTRLNEQTRPLGLHASARLRDADTLHVGPYRLTVHVDEEQHALPDPSRALAQHDVEELMQLPDDYLDGLPAAASEGPHPVEPNPGWAAFQALSEPTRPQGQLDPLHALDLAAQWSGGAAARASLDPLDPHHYGLSPLAAQADLAATAQEAVHGKPIHASGDTIMSEPDSHNPAAREWLRAQQANGHDPAALVNPLIEGLGAPVGALDAQTTYALLYEAGRSLSAAIGGLSALHGGAPGQRQRTLQPIEDNPLRLGQSYPDTVRAMFAADRSVVHLSPAAAIEESLEQIHRQQRATHQAITAGLSALLQAFSPEQLQRRFTRYRPPQSGQANSDGWAWQMYGHYYDELISGRQQGFDKLFWEVFDQAYDQALRAEAP from the coding sequence ATGAATACGGTATCCACGGAACCCCGCCTGGCCTTGGTCGTCGACAACCCGGATGCCTTGCAGCAAGGCACGGCACCGCGCTACAGCTTCGACCCCGCCGGCGGCAGCATAGGCTCGCAGGGTGCAAGTTGGGTGCTGCACGACCGCGCCGGCTGGGTGCAGCCTCAACACTGCGAAATCCGCTTCGAAGATGGCGGCTATATCGTCATCGATCGCAGCGGCCACACCCGGCTGAACGAGCAGACCCGCCCCCTAGGCCTGCACGCCAGCGCGCGCTTGCGCGACGCGGACACCCTGCACGTCGGGCCGTACCGCCTCACGGTGCACGTGGACGAGGAGCAGCACGCGTTGCCGGATCCGTCGCGCGCGCTGGCTCAGCACGACGTCGAGGAGTTGATGCAGTTGCCCGACGACTACCTGGACGGCTTGCCAGCCGCGGCATCCGAGGGGCCGCACCCCGTTGAGCCGAATCCCGGCTGGGCCGCTTTCCAGGCCTTGAGCGAGCCGACAAGGCCGCAAGGCCAGCTCGACCCGTTGCACGCGCTGGATCTCGCGGCCCAGTGGAGCGGGGGCGCCGCCGCGCGCGCCTCGTTAGATCCGCTCGATCCCCACCACTACGGACTGTCGCCGCTGGCGGCCCAGGCCGACCTTGCCGCCACGGCGCAGGAAGCCGTTCACGGCAAGCCCATCCATGCATCAGGAGACACCATCATGTCGGAGCCCGACAGCCATAACCCCGCCGCTCGCGAGTGGCTGCGTGCACAGCAAGCGAACGGCCACGATCCGGCCGCCCTGGTCAATCCGCTGATCGAAGGGCTCGGCGCACCAGTGGGGGCGCTGGATGCGCAAACAACCTACGCGCTGCTCTACGAGGCAGGCCGCAGCCTCAGTGCGGCCATCGGTGGCCTGAGCGCTTTGCACGGCGGCGCGCCCGGACAGCGACAGCGCACCTTGCAGCCCATCGAAGACAATCCGCTGCGTCTGGGTCAAAGCTACCCGGACACCGTCCGCGCCATGTTCGCCGCCGACCGCAGTGTCGTGCATCTGTCGCCCGCGGCAGCGATCGAGGAATCGCTGGAGCAGATCCATCGCCAGCAGCGGGCCACCCATCAGGCCATCACCGCCGGTCTCAGCGCGCTGCTGCAAGCCTTCTCTCCGGAGCAGTTACAACGGCGCTTTACCCGTTATCGCCCGCCGCAGAGTGGCCAGGCGAACAGCGATGGTTGGGCGTGGCAAATGTATGGGCACTACTACGACGAGTTGATCTCTGGACGCCAGCAGGGTTTCGACAAATTGTTTTGGGAGGTCTTCGATCAAGCCTACGACCAGGCCTTGCGTGCGGAGGCGCCATGA
- the tssG gene encoding type VI secretion system baseplate subunit TssG has translation MKCRFEKIGTGIAVRRQSSPDGNTVIRPAFFDVFHHRLLTLLHQAWRKYRHYIRFRPGASDPLSQRLFALIGLENTAIRGDTPIAWSRLLSFAGAVVHRSRSPAMVAGLIAHCFDLKDVDIRDFELRHADIDPGDRVKLGCLNGQLGESFRVGDSVRTRHAKFTIVIANLSQQRFREFLPHGENFERLRLLVAFLLRDQTPCDLELALRENEIPSFNLSGDVGTELGWTSFLEQPALRRPPRVQLTVRA, from the coding sequence ATTAAATGCCGATTTGAGAAAATTGGCACGGGCATTGCGGTACGTAGGCAGTCATCTCCCGATGGCAACACGGTCATCCGTCCGGCGTTCTTCGACGTATTCCATCACCGCCTGCTGACACTGCTGCACCAGGCCTGGCGCAAGTACCGGCACTACATCCGCTTCCGTCCCGGCGCCAGTGACCCGCTCTCGCAACGCCTGTTCGCGCTGATCGGTCTGGAGAACACCGCCATCCGCGGCGACACGCCCATTGCCTGGAGCCGCCTGCTCAGTTTCGCCGGCGCCGTGGTGCATCGTAGCCGTTCGCCCGCGATGGTCGCCGGGCTGATTGCGCACTGCTTCGACCTCAAGGACGTCGACATCCGCGATTTCGAACTGCGCCACGCCGACATTGACCCGGGCGATCGCGTCAAGCTTGGTTGCCTCAATGGCCAGCTCGGCGAGAGCTTCCGCGTGGGCGACAGCGTGCGCACGCGCCACGCCAAATTCACCATCGTCATCGCCAACCTCAGCCAGCAGCGGTTCCGCGAATTTCTTCCGCACGGCGAGAACTTCGAGCGTTTGCGGCTACTGGTCGCCTTCCTGTTGCGCGACCAAACCCCGTGCGACCTCGAACTGGCGCTGCGCGAAAACGAAATCCCTTCCTTCAACCTCTCGGGCGATGTCGGCACCGAATTGGGCTGGACCAGTTTTCTGGAGCAGCCTGCATTGCGCCGGCCCCCTCGCGTTCAACTGACGGTGCGCGCATGA